AGGACAATGTTTTGGATTATCCTGTTCATTCAGGTTTCCTTTTGGCATCCCTGCATTCATTTCACATAAATCAGAATCACACTTATCATTCAAATGAGTCAAAACCAAACTctccagtttgttttctttttcgtGTGAAATAACCTGAATATCAGAAGTGCTATTTTCAGCCTCATGGCCACTGGAAGACTTATACATTAGTTTGCTAAATGCATAATATGTATTTGGCTGGGAAGAGGCATCACTTCCATTAAAGTCCTTTTCTGATGGTAATACAGGCAAAGTATTAGCTTTCTCAAAATTCGGTGCTGTTTCTTGAACAGTGCTTTCAGAGTACACTGGGACAAAGGCATCTGTCTTTTGAACATCTGTTAGGATAAAAGTATTCTCCATATCTTTTGTAGATTCATTATCAGTATCTAAAACAGAATTGATAATTTGAATTGCATTTTTCTGTTGTAAAATACCTGGCTCTTGATTGGCAACATATGACAAAGACCTATGCTTAGAAATAGATTCAGCATCTGAAAGTGATCGGCTGTGAAAAGAGCAAGGTTGCTGTGAAGGGAGAAAGGACGCTGGATCCTGAGCACAAGTGTTTCCTGGCAATTCAGTCTGGTgcaaggatacaaaatcaatattctgttctttcaatattttgttttcagaatTACAAAAACCCTGAACAGAGGAATCGTGATCAGGTGTAGTAGAATTTGGGCAGACGAAGTCACTGGCGCTTAATGACTCCCGTCTATCAACAGGTATTTCCCATGATTTACTTTGGATCACACCAACCTGATTAGACGGCTCTAGATACACAGGACTGTCCATCAAAGTGCCCACTGCAGCAGTGCTCTTGATACCATTTGTATCAGCAGAAGTATATTTGCTGTTTACAGATCTAGTTGGAGAGGCTGCAAAACTGGAATGTGTGTTAGATGCACTTGAAAGTTCTCTTTCAGGCACATCCGAGGGTACCTCAGGTTTGGGAGAAGGACAAGCATCTCTTGGCACAACTAAGCCATCTTGACTGCTTTCTTCTGATATTGTTTGGAAGTGTTTTGTATGTTCGCAAATGACAGATGGCATGCTACATCTTCGAACTTCTGCAGTTGGTCTCCCCTCATTTATAACTAGTTTAGCATCTTCTACCGAAGATGACCGGAGATGGGCTGTTGGAAGTCTGTTTGTATATGACGCTTTAATCCGCTCTGGTAGTTCAGGCAGGCTATCTGACTCCCTTTCATGAAGGGCAGGAGATTTGGCAACTGACAAAAATGGTGACTGGGAAAAGGACATTTGGGAATCTGAACCTTCTAACATAAAGTCTGAGTCATACTCCACTGGAAGCCTTGGGGTTGTCACTGTAGTATGGCAAGAATCTTCTGAGCTAGCCACCGAAATCATGGATACAGACCTGGAGCTGAGACCTGGCTTTTCACTTTCTGATCTAGGAGATCTGTTTAAGCTATTATCTGAAACAAAGGATGACTTGCCTAAATTCACTGTATTTTTGGTGTCGACAGATTGTGACCTGTTACTTACAGCATCTTTGCAACGTTTCTCCTTGGTATAAGCATCAGTCAACTCTGAACTCTTCGACCTAGTAAGTTCTTTATTTTTGGACTCAGCTGGTAcatgctttgttttttctttatcttttactttAAGTTCTAAACAATTACGATTTCTCAAccgttccttttctttttgcttaatcTTTTCCTTGTGTTTTCTGTGCCACTGCTCTATTTCTAGGTCTTTAAGGCTTAGCATCCGTTCAAAGCTGGTCTGCATTAAGTCATCATTCACTAGCCTCTTTTCTTTGGGTCGAGTATCTTTTGATGCTGGTGATGACTTAGGTTTAGGCTTATCTGCTTCAGATTTTACTTTGAGTGAACTACTTAGTTGAACTTTATCCTTGTGTTTGTCTCGTTCTTTGTATCTGTCtatatctttatcttttttgtctttttcttttccatcaggAGTTCTCAAAGGctcatcttttgttttttctttaagagaGAAAGTTTTTTCATGTTGTGCTTTATTGCTATCTGCTATACTTGACCTCCTCTCTTCCTGGAACTGTTTGGAGTTAGTTATATTTACATTATCTctagatttttcctttttatctacctccctatctttttctttatttttgcttttttctgattTAGTATACTCAGTATTATCtgactgtttggtttttttttccatcaagtGCTTCTCTTTGCTCTCTGCAGGTTGTCTCTctttttcaagtttttctttgTCATGTTTTCTATCTAtcttttctctacttttctcTCTGTCATCAGTTTTTTTAACGGTAGTCATGTTTTTTATCTTCTCACCTTCTTTATGGCATTTTTCTGGGTGATGTGAATATagcttgtctttttcttttattctgtcaaCACATTCACTAGGATctaatctgtctttctctgacttatgctcatgttttatcttcttctctttttcagagttttttctttcagccttCTCAACATCCTTTTCTTTACTTTGAAAGCGTTTCTCAGatttttccttactttctttcatatgcttttcttgtttttcaatttctatttccttttccactGAATGTAACCCTATAGACTCTTCACTGGCACTTATACCTAAAGAACTGAATTCTGTTTCTTTATCAGTTGGTAcattctctctctcatctttcaaatctcttattttttcctccctaaaagatttctcactttcctttttaatcttttctcGTTCTTCTTTAAAGTTCCTCTCTTTGGAGACATGCTTTTCCTTGGTTGATTTATcatcttttatgtttttctccaactttgattttttttctaatgttagGGACTCATGTTCCATACTTAAAAATAGATCTTCAGtttcatcacttttaaaaaaattctctttccaAAATTCTCTATCAAATTCCACACTTCGCTGCAGCTCTTTAGCACCATccctatttttgtatttttccttttcaccgtcaatttcttttttatgtttttctttttccctttctttatgttttaatttatgcttttttaatgttttaccctctttatccatttttttcagcGTGCAATCTGAGTTTTCAAATGTCGGACTGTGATCTTCATCCTTTATTTTGGCATTTGACTTTTCACCAAATTCTAAGTGGAAATCTTtctgatgtttgtttttttccttatgcTTACAAGATTTTACACTTGAACTTTCTGGCAAGAATTCAGATTCTATATTATCATACCGAACAAGATCAGGCTGTAATGACATTTCAGAACTTCCTGGTGATAAACATGTCTTAGAATGTTCTTGTTTTAGTGGTGTTGACTGCTTTTCACTGAGTCCACAAGAATGTTTGGGAGATTTACCAGTggaaatatgaaataaatgtaaTGAAGTATCATCTTTCGGGCTAAAAGATTTCCTAAAATTCCCCTCCTCTCTGGTCTTTTCTGAACAATCTAGTGCAGTATTAACTGTCAAGTTTGTTACTCTGgtattttctttcccctctttttcttgCTTCAGCTCTtggttctctttatttttgttctggttctttaattttcttttaactttgccTTTCTGTTTGTGTTCATTTGAAACTCCATATTCCCTTCTGGTCTGTATATCAGAATTCGATGTTTCAGGGACAGAACATGGAGCAGAACACTTTTTGTTCTGAAGAATTTCTTCATCTGAACTTTCAGAACTTGAATACAAAACCCTAGatggcttttgttttttatttttaaatgatttaggaTAGAAAGCTTTttcctgttttgcaaataagctACTCTTTTCTACTTGAGCCTCGTTCTCTCTTCTCAGCTCTTTCCTAAGAATGCGCCTGCCATCGATCATCTTGCTTACTGCTTCCTCCTCGTCATCTTTGAACTCATACTCATCAAGGGCACATGGAAGAGCTGCTTTACTGGGAACTATTTGTTTACTTTCGCAGATGagagagtctttctctgtctcagagTCAATATTTTCATCAACACTGGAAGGATTTACAGACCGAGCCTCTTCAGAATCtagaataagaaaggaaaatctgCTGTTAGTCAAGAGACAACTGTCAGAAAAGTAAGACTGAGAGAAAAATATAGCATATACATCAAATATTTCAAACAATTCAGAGAAAAAATTCATATTTGTATGTAAATAATACAACAGCAATATGTAAGAACTCTGCTACAGTTTTGTGGAAAAGCTTTATAGAGAATCTGCTTCAGGATGACACCCTGTGACACTTCTAAAAGCACACACTACACTGGATTTACAACACAGATACCAAAAAAACGTATCTAATATTGaaatgtatgtataatataatgaAGAGGTTCATAACTCAGGGGACTGGATTCAGGAAAACACTGGCtactaatgtaaaaaaaaaatttttttttttggctgtgccatgcggcatgtgggatcttagttccctgaccagggatggaacctgtccgcgtcccctgaagtggaagcacggagtcttccctggaccaccagggaagtccccaataaaattttacatatatgtacattttcttttttcctggagaGAGTATATTTAAGTAAAATTCTTTGATGTAAAAAAGATTAACAATCACTAACTTAAAGGGTTTATAATTAAGTAAACATCACAGATGGTTTTATATGCTTCAGAATTTTATCAGTAAAAGCATAAAAGAGCAAATGATTCCCATAAAGGACAGAACTTGAATAAAGGTGAATGGTTTTAACTATACAAGACACATGACTATTTGCTTTACGAtccgttaaagaaaaaaaaaaaaagaagaaatatatccCCCAATTACACAGTCAAGATTATAACAGATAAACTGGATACATAATTAGAAATAAGCTAGTTTATTCattagttttttaatttatagtttattttcttcctaGTTGGGCATCTTTTCTTAGCTGAAATATACACTGCATATATGGGGCCTCCAACTGGAAAGAAAACCCAGACctctaattaaaagaaaagaaaactgaggcctctgaccaaaagaggaaaaaaccaaactcattacAAAAAGTAACTAAACACTTTTTTGGCTaagtatttaataatattaaagttataaatttattttaatacatcAAGCTTCCTCTGAAGTGATCTAGCTCCCAAATATTCTCTTTACATGGAAATTCAAATTCCAGAAGCATTTTAGAGTGTCTATAAGGTTTTGACCACTGGATAGGAGCCGTGGAGAGATCACAATCTTATTTTTGGAGAAGATGTGGAAATATTCTAAGACAATACTATTATTAGGTGCCAATGAGTGACACGGTTATattgacatgtggtataaaaaagaacatttttggaATTACAACTGCTTGTAAGCATAACTCCATTCCCAGTTATCAATATTGCAATACAGAGTATCAAGCCATAGAACTTCATGCTGCAAAAAAGGAACGGCTGTTTTGGAAGTAGTATTTATTCTGTTCCTTGATTAAATGAATACAAGAATATGTACTGATATGACAGGTGTATTTTGTCTTATTGGTGCCTTATTTACAATTTGTTCTTGAGGACTGTTCTCCCCTTGCCGTTAAGAACTTGATTTTTTAGGGTTTATATGTAAGTATTCTATTTATATTATTTCTCATTAGGTAAGTTTTACTGGAAATTGGGAATggttttttcctttgtatatCCCACAAAACCTTAATTCGACACTCAGAATCAAtcttaagtaaatatttattatgctCCTCCAGGCACAGAGTGCTAGGTGCTACGAGTGACATGATGAAAAGAACACAGTCCTGTGCTGTAACAGTTACACAACCTGATAATCGCTAAAATGGCAGTGGGCACTAGGTCCAAAGGGTGCACTTGGGAAAGAGTCAGTATACTGGGAGAAGTGAAGGGAAGCAGGCTTCTCAAAGCAACAGCACTGAACTGAGGCAGGAAGGATGTATAGGAAGTTCAGGTAGGATTTAACGGCATGAAAACAACTATTATGAAAATAAGGAGCTCAAACCACAGCATGTCCCATTTCACATATGGCTTTTTTTCATTGAACAGTTGTAGATATTTTCTTTTGAAGTTGCATTttctttattactgtttttaaggGCTGCATATTACATGGAGTTAATGTGTAATCATTTAAATGGATTCTCCTGAGGAGACATTCAGGTTGTCCTAATTATTTGATATTATAGATActtaataatttagaaaaaacttTCGTATAGTTTGTCAGTTGAAAATAGCAGTATATaattttgtctgtgtgtgtgtgtgtatatgtagggaaaaagaaatgagagaaatacATCAAAATAGTATCCATATTAAACTCTGGCCAGAGGAattatgcctttttattttttttcaagttttgttGTATTTTCCAAATTCCTAGCCTAACACATGTATTAGTTTTAacatcagaaaaaatatttttaaaaacttcactaATAGGTACAAAATGGTACTATTTGTTCGATTTTTTTATTACAGGTGTGGCTCATTttcccatgtgtttgtatttctcctGTGTAACATCACTTTATAATTTCTTCATCCTATTTTCTTCTGGTCTTCTTTGCCTATGCATATTAATATATTACTTAAATTATACTACACACATACTCCTGTGTATGTTTCAATCACTATATCATAGTGCTTACCATTTTGAATATACATATTAAAGGTCAAATGCAGATTCTCTGAGTTACACAGATACGGGTACCTGAGAGATGTAAGGTTGTCATCTGTGCTCCTGATTCATCAACTGAAGGTAATTAAGCAATGCTCTCCAACACAGATATGTTTTTCTCCCCATGGTTCTTTTAAAGAGACTCCtacttttttaaaagggaaaaatataagtTCTAAAGTGAATAAGTTAGCCTCACGGTACATGATATGTCCGTGATGAAGAGTGTGGAATTACCCCAGGGAAGGATAGCAGCCTGGCTCTGGTCGCTGAGTTGCACCTGCCCAACAGGCTTGCTCCTCTCTGCACGCGATTCTCAAGCACCAGCAGCAACGACCCTGCATGGTTCTCATGAAGCTGGCTAGTCTGTGACCCCAGCAAAGATACTATATCTCTGTGATGCCATTTCACTGCCAGACCAGGTTGAAACCCTTTTCTTCCCTAAGCAGTCCAAACCTTTTTGTTACTTTACCCAGGACTATAGATCAAGCTGGTCTTGGAATTCTAGTGCagtagtaacttaaaaaaaaatgtttgctctgCCTCCCTTAGGAGATGATTGCTTAGAGTAAGAAACTCACCTAGAATCCAAATCCTCAAACCCTTGTTCTCAAAATGGCCATGGTTATCATTATACtgcattattttctaatttgttgCAATCTTTTTAGTCTTTAATATCTCTTTAGTCACTAAATTTGAActcatatttaaaacattttaccaaATTATTTCTGACAAAAAgctcctttaaaaaatgttaatgtttaTCATCTCAACAATTTTATTTGGGAAACtaggaagaaaagtgagaaataagcaatcattaaaacattaaatttttcattaaaacattttttcttctccATGAGAAAATGCTaaataacaaaatgaaacttaattgataaaaaacacaaatacatttgaaagttgctCTGTACCTCTCAAGGCACTCTAAGATATCTGCAACTAACACTAGTGACATTTAAAGAATAGCTAAATGTTACTTGAGATCACAATTATCCTTAGGCTTGACTTTTCCCCTACTGAGGCTACCATAAATTTCCACCTTATCTTGTATGGAATCCAAAAGGAACAGATGTGACCAACGCACGGAGATGACAGTATATAAAGTAAATCCCTCCTCCTTCAAAATCTCTCCAAAATAACCAGCATGCATTTGACGAAGCAATTATATTTCACATGCCTGACTAATAAAATCAACAGATTCTGGGCTTTTAAAATAGTCTGATTATATTAATGATTACACATCTTCAGAAAACATAACTATATTCTACTAATGTCACATATACTTTGGGAGTGGGTGATGACAAAACGAAACTAAATATACCACGACCCTAAACTTAAAGAACTTATAGGCAAGTCCAAGTCTCTACTTTTCCTCTGAGATTCAAATGCCTAACCTGGAACTTCTTGGACTCCTTTCAACCACCCTAATTCAAGACTGAAAACATTCAACTCATTACTTTCTCTTCCACAACTGCTTCCTCTTGCTGCTAAAAGCCAATGTTTTCCCACCTCTGGCGTGACAACAACCCACTTATTCAAACTAAAAACCTCAGAGTCTTTTGCAACTCTCTCAATTCCTCAGCTTCCAAATTCAACCGTTCAAGTGTCACTCTCTGGACTATCTCTTACGTCCATCTTCTCTCGATCCCCATGGCCACTGTCCCAGCTCAGGTCCTCACCAGTGCTTGCCTAGATCAGTTATCACCTGAAACCACAATGTGGCCAGCATTACAGATCATATCATGTTTCTTCTCATCTGAGGGTTCCTGCCTCTAGGATAAAAGACTTCCCAAAATCTGAAGCACTATCTCTACTACTAATACCATCAACTATTAATACCatcaattattatccccatttaagaGACACATAAACAGAGTAAGAGCTAATAAgtagcttgtccaaggtcacctcACCATTAGGGGATATAGCCCGGGGTGTCTTCATCCGCCTTCAGAGCATGTTCTACATCACCTCCCATCTTTCATTCCTTCTTGCTATACACATTTGCCATACCAGTGTATTACTTCCTAGTCCCCAAACTTCTATGCACGTTTATGTAGATTCTCAtcagttacttttttaaaaaaactttagttgatttacaattttgtgttagtttcaggtaactcagttttatatataaatgtatatatatattttttccattttttcattatagcttattataagatactgaatatagttgtGTGtgtaaatccttttttaaaaaaatttatttatttatgtatgtatgtttgtgttgggtcttcgtttctgtgcgagggctttctctagttgcggcaagtgggggccactcttcatcgcggcgcgcgggcctctcactgtcgcagcctctcttgttgcagagcacaggctcctgacgcggaggctcagcaattgtggctcacgggcctagtcgctccacggcatgggggatcttcccagaccagggctcgaacccgtgtcccctgcattggcaggcagtttctcaaccactgcgccaccagggaagccccttgttgtttacctattttgaatatagtagtgtgtatctgttaatctcaacctCTAAtctaccccacccccactttcccctttggtaaccataaatttgtgttctatgtctgtgagtctgtttctgttttgtaaataagctcatttgtatcatttattttagattccaaagattaaatatcatatatttgtctttaatcagttactctttattattttccatctACTTAACTAGAAGATATTTTAGATTATCGGTCAAGGAGAGGTGCAGTTCaagaatttatattttaggaAGGGCACAGGGGTAGGAATCTGTGGTGGGGAGGAGGTTGGGTAGGGGACTTGTCTTGAGGCTATGTCTGCATTGGTATTTACTTATATGTTTATTTGGATTGATCTGGAAGGAGGTAAAGTTAACTTCTCATTTACCCCTGGGAACATCACTGGTTTGAAACCATTCCAAAAGATGTGTATATTTTATTGCTGCTACCCTGATCACCGGGATTTGGGAGGTCAAAGATCGTTTCCCAGGAAAGTCAAGGGGCAAAGAGAAGGCTATCTGTTCTACAATATCCCCTATGCATTCCACCTATTCTAGATGAATAAGTGCTTAAATACACGCAcgcgcatgcgcacacacacacacttcagcttCTTGTAAACTTATAAAAGTATACTACTTTATTAATAAGCACCTGTGTAAATTATAGCACCTGGAGAATGAAAAACTTAGGTATTATCTATTTGTGGGACGGAGGATGGTAGGGATAGTAGTGCATTTACTGAGAATAAAAACGCCTATTTATGGAATTTGGGAGTTCTTTGTGGGAAGGTAACCTCCAGTGAGGTAGCTCTactgttctgtttctgtttttcacttacCCAACAGATACTTCAAATACAAGTCTGTGACTTATACTTAGGGACTTTTGTAATACCTAGCATGTGCAGATACTTAATAAATGTAGAATGAGTCATACAACTAGGGGATTTCAGAACTGGATTAAGATGTCAAGAAATCAAGTCAGGGTGCTTATGGTGGACAGACAGGAGGACTGCAGAAAGGAACAGAAACATGTAACacaagtagaaactaacacaccactgtaaagcaattatgctccaataaagatgtttaaaaaaaaaaaaacatgtaacaCAAATTTATCCACTTTACAATTTTGTTTAACGTCCAAGTGCCATTGACTACTACTACTTTCTGTCTCATTCATTGCTGACGTCTTCTTAAAGTCAGCACTTTGAAGAGGTGGCAACCACTTCACCCACATGGTATCAGTTCCCACATCACTGGTCACGTGGAGATTAGGTCTGTTACTTGAACGGCTTTCAGCCACCCTTAGATTTTGTATAGCCTGCACTTTCACACCTTATGCACTAACACTTCCAATATTCTTCCTATACTGAGCTCATGCTTTTATACATCAGCTGCTGAACCTTTTTGAGTCAGCCAgaaatttacttttaaacaatGGCACCATCTTTATATAGTGTGGTGTCTGTACAATTATTTGAGTACATatgtaatttgtattttatgaaaatggaaaaattagcCTCCTTCAGAAGCTGAAATAAAGACTGTTCaagtgtgaagaaaaggaaaattagagAACCCATATAAATACTAGATATATATTAgagtgtgtcacattttgaaaagcagTGATGAAAAATAAGGTTTTAAAATTATGGGCAGTATCagcatgtaaaatatttagataactTATACAGAGTTTATGCCAATACTAAGTGCTAGAAATCAGTTTCAAAAGGAGCCTAATGTTCACCTCTGTCttgacaaaaattaagaaaattgatcaGAACCATTAAAATAATCTCCTGCTCAATCTGTGGCTAAATCCCTTTGTAATCACCACAAGcaactctttctttccaatattaAAGTCAGTTTACCACTAAACTCATTGTAGGTTAACAAAGTTATGTGAAATTGAGATaagaaaaatatctggaaaacAGTTTTCCTTAACTAAAATCATGGAGATGCAATGAGCAAAATCCAGACTTTGGGAAAAACTGCCAGGCACATAATTTtttcaacaacagaaaaatacaAGAACATAAGAATGGAAGGGGATATTTACAGATTAAAAGATACTCAAAGGAATCACCCAACTGCAATATATGGACTTCACTTGGATTCAGATtttgaaaaagttgaaaaaaacttATGATTTTATGAGGCAATGAGAACTTGGAACAATAACCAAATATTTACTAGTAATACAGTTCAGTTAGCTTAGGTATGATAAtgatattatgttttttaaaattcctatctTTTAAGAGGTACctactaaaatattttctaataaaatgaCTTCAAAATGATGGGATAGGGAAGAATGGATAGAACAAAACAAGATTGGCCATAAGGTGGTAATGATTAAAAGTGGGTAATAAGTATACATGGGTTCATAATACTACTCCTCTTTCTGCTCTGTACTTTCactatagaaattaaaaatttctatatTGAAACTAAAAACATTAATTTGCATACAATtaatctatttaaaaatgttttcaacaaTGAATATATATCATGCAATGTACAGAattaacccccccccccaccataacATATATACTATACTTAgggagttttaaaataaataattttctgagTATAAAATCAGGTAATATGTAAGCACATTTTCAGGaatacacatgaaaagatactctttCATTAAAGACAGTAAATGAGTTAACTGTAGGCTctatggcaaaaaacaaaaaaatcataccagcaaggtgactacagttaacaatactgtactgtatacctgaaagttgCTAAGGGTAGATTTTAAACGTTCTTacaacacacacaaaattgtAATCAGGTTAGGTGATGGATGTGTCaactaaccttactgtggtaatcactttgcaatatatacatatatcaaataattacacttacaccttaaacttatacaatgttctatatcaattatctcaataaagctagaaaaaaaaataaaggaaaaaagccGTCTTGACTACTTTAAATGACTATATAAACCAGTGAACTTGatt
The sequence above is a segment of the Eschrichtius robustus isolate mEscRob2 chromosome 14, mEscRob2.pri, whole genome shotgun sequence genome. Coding sequences within it:
- the ANKRD12 gene encoding ankyrin repeat domain-containing protein 12 isoform X3 codes for the protein MPKSGFTKPVQSENSDSDSNMVEKPYGRKSKDKIASYSKTPKIDRSDVGKEMKEKSSMKRKLPFTISPSRNEERDSDTDSTPNHPSQTTPAQKKTPSSSSRQKDKVNKRNERGETPLHMAAIRGDVKQVKELISLGANVNVKDFAGWTPLHEACNVGYYDVAKILIAAGADVNTQGLDDDTPLHDSASSGHRDIVKLLLRHGGNPFQANKHGERPVDVAETEELELLLKREVPLSDDDESYTDSEEARSVNPSSVDENIDSETEKDSLICESKQIVPSKAALPCALDEYEFKDDEEEAVSKMIDGRRILRKELRRENEAQVEKSSLFAKQEKAFYPKSFKNKKQKPSRVLYSSSESSDEEILQNKKCSAPCSVPETSNSDIQTRREYGVSNEHKQKGKVKRKLKNQNKNKENQELKQEKEGKENTRVTNLTVNTALDCSEKTREEGNFRKSFSPKDDTSLHLFHISTGKSPKHSCGLSEKQSTPLKQEHSKTCLSPGSSEMSLQPDLVRYDNIESEFLPESSSVKSCKHKEKNKHQKDFHLEFGEKSNAKIKDEDHSPTFENSDCTLKKMDKEGKTLKKHKLKHKEREKEKHKKEIDGEKEKYKNRDGAKELQRSVEFDREFWKENFFKSDETEDLFLSMEHESLTLEKKSKLEKNIKDDKSTKEKHVSKERNFKEEREKIKKESEKSFREEKIRDLKDERENVPTDKETEFSSLGISASEESIGLHSVEKEIEIEKQEKHMKESKEKSEKRFQSKEKDVEKAERKNSEKEKKIKHEHKSEKDRLDPSECVDRIKEKDKLYSHHPEKCHKEGEKIKNMTTVKKTDDREKSREKIDRKHDKEKLEKERQPAESKEKHLMEKKTKQSDNTEYTKSEKSKNKEKDREVDKKEKSRDNVNITNSKQFQEERRSSIADSNKAQHEKTFSLKEKTKDEPLRTPDGKEKDKKDKDIDRYKERDKHKDKVQLSSSLKVKSEADKPKPKSSPASKDTRPKEKRLVNDDLMQTSFERMLSLKDLEIEQWHRKHKEKIKQKEKERLRNRNCLELKVKDKEKTKHVPAESKNKELTRSKSSELTDAYTKEKRCKDAVSNRSQSVDTKNTVNLGKSSFVSDNSLNRSPRSESEKPGLSSRSVSMISVASSEDSCHTTVTTPRLPVEYDSDFMLEGSDSQMSFSQSPFLSVAKSPALHERESDSLPELPERIKASYTNRLPTAHLRSSSVEDAKLVINEGRPTAEVRRCSMPSVICEHTKHFQTISEESSQDGLVVPRDACPSPKPEVPSDVPERELSSASNTHSSFAASPTRSVNSKYTSADTNGIKSTAAVGTLMDSPVYLEPSNQVGVIQSKSWEIPVDRRESLSASDFVCPNSTTPDHDSSVQGFCNSENKILKEQNIDFVSLHQTELPGNTCAQDPASFLPSQQPCSFHSRSLSDAESISKHRSLSYVANQEPGILQQKNAIQIINSVLDTDNESTKDMENTFILTDVQKTDAFVPVYSESTVQETAPNFEKANTLPVLPSEKDFNGSDASSQPNTYYAFSKLMYKSSSGHEAENSTSDIQVISHEKENKLESLVLTHLNDKCDSDLCEMNAGMPKGNLNEQDNPKHCPESEKCLLSIEDEESQQSTLSSLENHSQQPAQPEMHRYGHLVKVELEESAEDDKTENQIPQRMTRNKANTIANQSKQILATCTLLADKDTESSSPRGRIRLTEEDDPQIHHPRKRKVSRVPQPVQASPSLLQAKEKTQQSLAAIVDSLKLDEIQPYSSERANPYFEYLHIRKKIEEKRKLLCSVIPQAPQYYDEYVTFNGSYLLDGNPLSKICIPTITPPPSLSDPLKELFRQQEVVRMKLRLQHSIEREKLIVSNEQEVLRVHYRAARTLANQTLPFSACTVLLDAEVYSVPLDAQSDDSKTSVRDRFNARQFMSWLQDVDDKFDKLKTCLLMRQQHEAAALNAVQRLEWQLKLQELDPATYKSISIYEIQEFYVPLVDVNDDFELTPI